The Verrucomicrobium spinosum DSM 4136 = JCM 18804 genome includes a region encoding these proteins:
- a CDS encoding DUF5713 family protein, producing the protein MAITNENLSSYSFVKEMYEDDYFPTFLVDKCRNILIALCEEIERVNPAKDSDLLELTHAATEEINELVSEFEDNDSELETNAREILAADFDFIVKAYGFDLDIEEVIAPRDW; encoded by the coding sequence ATGGCCATCACCAATGAAAACCTTAGCTCGTACTCCTTTGTCAAAGAAATGTACGAGGACGACTACTTCCCGACCTTTCTCGTGGACAAGTGCCGCAACATTCTCATCGCGCTCTGTGAAGAGATCGAACGCGTCAATCCGGCCAAGGACTCCGACCTGCTCGAACTGACGCATGCGGCGACCGAGGAGATCAATGAACTGGTCTCAGAGTTCGAAGACAACGATAGTGAGCTGGAAACCAACGCGCGGGAGATCCTCGCTGCAGACTTCGATTTCATTGTCAAAGCGTATGGCTTCGACCTGGATATTGAAGAGGTCATTGCGCCACGCGACTGGTAG
- a CDS encoding glucose 1-dehydrogenase translates to MAKELENKVAIVTGGGQGIGRGIVMKLLARGMRVVIADKDDDAAAEAADELGESAPDRVFGIQTDVADETSVRDMVAETFATYGQIDLLVNNAGHGTKEPTPVEELTLEDWNRVLGTNLTGTFLCSKHTVPHLRKQRGAIVNIASTRALQSEVDTEAYAASKGGIVAITHALAISLGPDVRVNCISPGWIVVDEWQKRSERKAPQLRPQDHAQHPAGRVGHPEDIAEMVAYLGSARAGFITGQNFVIDGGMTKKMSYFG, encoded by the coding sequence ATGGCAAAAGAACTGGAAAACAAGGTTGCCATCGTCACTGGCGGTGGCCAGGGGATTGGGCGCGGCATTGTGATGAAACTGTTGGCTCGCGGCATGCGGGTGGTGATTGCGGACAAGGATGATGACGCGGCGGCGGAGGCGGCGGATGAACTGGGGGAGAGCGCCCCGGATCGTGTTTTTGGCATCCAGACGGATGTGGCAGATGAGACGTCTGTGCGGGATATGGTGGCCGAGACGTTTGCCACTTACGGCCAGATCGATCTGCTCGTGAACAATGCGGGCCACGGGACCAAGGAGCCCACCCCGGTGGAGGAACTGACGCTGGAGGATTGGAACCGGGTGTTGGGAACCAACCTCACTGGGACCTTCCTGTGCAGCAAGCATACGGTGCCGCACTTGCGCAAGCAGCGGGGGGCCATCGTCAATATTGCCTCGACCCGGGCACTGCAATCGGAAGTGGACACAGAGGCATATGCCGCCAGCAAAGGTGGCATTGTGGCCATCACCCATGCGCTGGCCATCAGTCTCGGGCCGGACGTGCGGGTGAACTGCATCAGCCCCGGATGGATCGTGGTGGATGAGTGGCAGAAGCGCAGTGAGCGCAAGGCACCACAGTTGCGCCCGCAAGATCATGCCCAACATCCAGCCGGTCGGGTGGGGCATCCAGAAGATATCGCCGAGATGGTGGCCTATCTGGGATCAGCTCGAGCCGGATTTATCACCGGGCAGAACTTCGTGATCGATGGTGGGATGACGAAGAAGATGAGTTATTTTGGGTAA
- a CDS encoding glycosyltransferase family 25 protein, giving the protein MELPTTATTPLSGPVHELKLIRRKEAPATMSKEKGPTSVALPTFVINLARATERLAEFEVGSQDHGWEVAIFNAIDRRDLKVAESSPTHKVVLHRDDLGIRLCNIPDRAGKLSLHLGHIACALSHMTLWQKVVAEELPHACIFEDDAQIVRPWWHQPWPATADFIFLSNRVPGLIPQHIQSTDKLDAHLAAHPYIPLAPGCGTEAYIVTQQGARKALAIMAEMYLPVDLQILCCAHGARLIQHSLLADKLPAMPELEMWTTSHFFTRHQNDRPSYVNER; this is encoded by the coding sequence ATGGAGCTCCCCACCACAGCCACCACCCCCCTCTCGGGGCCGGTTCATGAGTTAAAGTTGATCCGCCGCAAAGAGGCGCCTGCGACAATGTCTAAAGAGAAAGGGCCCACCTCGGTGGCTCTCCCGACATTCGTCATCAATCTTGCCCGGGCCACCGAGCGGCTGGCCGAATTTGAGGTGGGCAGCCAGGATCACGGATGGGAAGTCGCGATCTTCAATGCCATTGACCGCCGTGACCTGAAGGTTGCTGAGAGCAGCCCCACGCACAAGGTGGTACTGCACCGCGACGACCTTGGCATCCGCCTGTGCAACATCCCCGACCGGGCAGGGAAGCTTTCCCTCCATCTCGGACACATCGCCTGCGCTCTCTCCCACATGACTCTTTGGCAGAAGGTCGTGGCAGAGGAGCTTCCCCATGCGTGCATTTTTGAGGATGACGCCCAAATCGTGCGCCCCTGGTGGCACCAGCCCTGGCCCGCCACCGCCGACTTCATTTTTCTCAGCAATCGCGTACCGGGCCTGATACCTCAACACATCCAGAGCACCGACAAACTGGATGCCCACCTGGCCGCGCATCCCTACATCCCTCTCGCCCCCGGATGCGGCACCGAGGCCTATATCGTCACCCAGCAGGGAGCCCGCAAAGCCCTCGCCATCATGGCGGAGATGTACCTGCCCGTCGATCTTCAGATCCTCTGCTGCGCCCACGGTGCCCGTCTCATCCAACACTCTCTCCTCGCAGACAAACTCCCTGCCATGCCTGAGCTCGAAATGTGGACCACCTCCCACTTCTTCACCCGGCACCAGAACGACCGGCCCAGCTACGTGAACGAACGATAG